The Thioalkalivibrio nitratireducens DSM 14787 DNA segment ATCGGCGCGCCGGCGTCCCGGCCCGCGAAGAACTCCTCCATCACGTCACGGGCCACCTCGATCCGGGTAATGTCGCCGTCGATGCGGTTCCACATCGATCCCGAGGCATCGAATACCATCACGGTGGCACGATCCGCCGCGGTGGCGGCGCCCGTGCCGAACAGGGCCACGGCGAGCAGGGTGGCGAACGGTCTGGAGAGGCTTCGCACGATTGTTACTCCTTCCTTGATGGACAGCAGAATCCGACGACGGCTGTACGCCGGTTGCATGGACCACAAGGGTGGGGGCAAGTCCCCACCACAACCGGCGAGGGTACAACGGTACGCGAGCCGGCGGAAGCACCAGCGCTACTGGCACCGCCGCCGGGTACCACGCATTCCACATACGCCACTAGAATAGCCGCCATCATCGCACCAACCCGGAGGCGGACTTGTTCTCGCAGAAGGTTCTGCATATCTGCCTGTCAGAGGGCTGGGGTGGGCTGGAGATGTATCCGGCGCGGGTGTTCCCCGAATTACGCCGGCAGGGCTGGCAGCCCCGCGGACTCGCCCTGCGCGGGTCGCGCGTGGCATCGAGCCTCGAGGCGGCGGGAGACACGCCGCTGACGGTGTCGTCGCGGGCCGGGGCCCTGCTATCCCTGCCGCGCTTGCTGCGCTGCATGAAGCGGGAAGATATCCGCACCGTCCATTGTCACAAGTCCTCGGATCTGCGGGTCGGAGTACTGATGAAGTCCCTCTGGCCGGAGATCGGCCTGTTCTTCACCGACCACATGGGTGCGACTCGGCCCAAGAAGGATCTGCTGCATCGCTGGATCTACCGCCGGCTCGACCGGCTGTTCTCGATCAGCGATGCGACGCGGGCGCGCAACCTGAAGGCCTTTCCGCTGCCGCCCGAGCGGATCCGGCGCCTGTACCTCGGGATCGACCCCGAGCCCTACCGGCCGCGGCTCGATCCGGCTCCACGCGCGGCGATGCGCCGCTCGCTGGGGATTCCCGGCGGGGCGGTCGCGGTCGGGCTGCCCGGACGCCTGACCCCCGGGAAGGGACAGCAGCTGTTCCTCGAGGCCCTGCACCGGCTCGAGCGCGACGCGCCGGAGCTCGCGATCCACGGCGTCATCGCAGGGGGGCTGCACGCCGACGAAGGCAGCGACCCGGAGTTCGTGCAAGAATTGCAGCGGTACGTCCGGGCTCATGGCCTCGCGTCGCGAGTCCACTTCACCGGCTTCCGTTCCGACCTGCCGCGTGTGCTCGAGGCGCTGGACATCGTCTGCGTCCCGTCGCTGAATGAGGCCTTCGGCCTGACAGTGATCGAAGCGATGGCGGCGGCGCGGCCGGTGATCGGGTCGAACAGCGGGGCAATCCCGGAGATCCTCGACACGCGTGTCGGGCGACTCGCCGATCCGTCGGATCCGTCCGCCTGGGCCACGGCCATCGCGGAACTGGCCGCCGATCCCGAGCTGCGCAGTCGCCTGGGGCTGGCGGCACGCCACCGCGCCTGCGAGGTGTTCAGCCTGCGCGCCCATGTCGAGGCCCTAACCCGGGAATACGCCGCTGCCGATGTGCGGCAAACGGCCTCCCGCGCTAGACCCGGATCCTGAAACCGTCCCGGGGCCGTCCCGGCGTTGCCCCGGAGCCCGCGCCTCAAGCCGTGCGCCAGACCCGGCGCGGACCGCCCGCCGGCGCGGGCCCAGCGGCGGTTCCGGCCTCAGGGTCGATCGAAACCAACGGGCGCTTCCAGCAGCCGGCGCCACTCGCCGAGCACCGCGGATCTGCGCAGGTCGGGCCGGCCTCCGACCCGCGGCCGCCCGCCCGAACGCCAGTCAACCACCCGGGCAACGATCGCGGCATGATCGCGCGCGTCGACCAGTTGGACCGGGTCGCCGAGAATTTCGGCGGCAGCGCCGAAGTCATGGGCCAGAACCGGGGTTCCTACGGCGTTGGCCTCCGCGAACACCAGGCCGAAGGTCTCGGGATGCTCGTCCTGCGGGTAGAAGACGCACAATGATTCGCGCACGTGGCGCAGCACCTCGTCGCGCGGCAGCCGGCCAAGCACGCGGATCCCTGGCCGGGTCGTGCAGCCGGGGACGTACTGCTCCAGAACCTCCGGGGCGCTTCCCGCGATCGCGAGCTGCATCGCGGGAAGCTCGCGCTGCACGGTCAGGAACGCTTCCAGTACGCGGCGCAGGCCCTTGTTCGGCGTACTGAAAAAAATCATCCGGTCGTGGTCGACGGGTACCGGCTCGACCTGCAGGCGGTCGTCCACAGGATTGTAGATGCGCCGGATCGGCACCCGCGACCCGCACCCTGACAGCGTACCCAGCAGGCGCGCGGGAACGCCGTTGATCAGGCGGTCGCTCGCCCGCGCCAGCGCATCGGACACCGCGATCACGGAACAGCGGGTACGCGCCAGCACCGCCCGCTTCAACATCACCTCCGGCCGCTGCCAGTTGTGAACCCAGACATGGAGCCGGCTATCGGGGAACCGCTGGCGGTATCGGGAGGCGAGCCGGATGCGTCGCAGGATCACCACCGCGTCGGCCGGTTCTCCGGCAAACGGATCCGGCGTATCCAGGGGCAGGTAGCGCACGCCCGGTGAGATTTCGGCCGGCCGGGAACGACCCAGTTGCTCCACCGCCACCGCATGCACGGAGGCCAACCCCTCGGCGACGGTGACCAGTGACGCCTCGGTGCCCCCCACCGCCTCCCTCCGCAGGCCCTGACCGTCGTAGGGGGTGGAGGACTTGGGATCGACGAACAGCAGGTTCACTCCCGCGGCCCACCCTGCTCACGCTCGTAGAGCTCGTTCAGCTTCGCATACTTCATGTACGCATTGAACGCGGTCGTGACCGCAACGGTCATCCCGTCCGGACCCTGGAAGAATCCGCCCTTGAACACCAGTTTGCGCAGCAGCGCCACCAGCGCGTGCACTGCAGGCCGCCAGCCCGAGGGCTGGACGCCGCGATCCTTCATCGCCCAGGCATCCAGCGCCGACAACTCGTCGATGCGCCGGATCCAGTGGGACAGATCCTCGTAGGTAAAATGGCGGATGTGGCCCTTCAGGTGCCGCACGCGCGGGGCCTCCACCCGCGAATGATGCTTGCGCGGCAGGTAGCCGGACGTCGCGCGATGGTACAGGCGAACCACCGAATCCGGATAAAACCCGGCCGCACGGATCCAGTGGTTGCCAACGAAGTTCCGGCGCCGCAGGGCGTAGGCGGTCTGCGGATCATCGAGCGATAGCGCACGGATCAGCGCGACCGCGTCGTCCTCGAGGCGTTCGTCGGCATCCAGCGACAGAATCCAGTCGTTGGTCGCCAGCGGCACGCCGTACGCTTTCTGCGGTCCGTCCCCAAGGTAGGCCTGTTCGATCACCCGCGCGCCCTCGGCCGCGGCGATCTCCCGGGTGCGGTCGGTGCTGCGCGAATCGACGACGATGATCTCGTCGCAGACCGGGCGCAGCGAACGGATACAGCCCGCGATCATCGCCTCCTCGTTGAGCGTGATCACGGTCGCGGTAATCGGCAACGGCGTCATCCGGTTCCCCTCCCCGGACCGGAACGCGCACCCGCCCAGGCCCGGAACCACTGCTTCAGCCGCTTGGCCAGCGCACCCGCGCGGATGCGCGCATCCATACCCCATACCCGCAACCGATCCAGCGGGGTCACCGCGATCTCGCCGCGGCGCACGTAGACCGAATCGCTCCTGTCCTTGTACCAGATCGTGTAGCCGTTGCGCTCCATCCAGTGGCGGATTTCCCGAAGATACGGATTCGTGTAGGCGCCGCCATGGGTCTCGACGGAGATCATCGTGGGCCGACTGGTCATGTGCTTGAGCACGAACCACTCGCTGCCTTCGGTGTCGACGGAAAGCAGGTCGATGCTGCCGTCGTCGATGGTGCTGAACCGCGTGCAGGGTGCCGTGAAGGCTCGCGCTTCATCCCGGTTGGCCCCGTCGTTGACCAGCGCGGGGCTGCTGTCCAGGGTCGCGACATGGGTCGAGCTGCCCCGGTAAAGCAATTTCACTTCCCCGTCGAAATCACAGAGCGCACAGGCGTGCAGTTCGACGTTCGGCCGGCCCTGGAAGTACGCCCGGATCAGTTCCACCGACGCGGGCTCCGGCTCCACCAATGTGGCCCGGACCCCGTCCAGGATGAAATCGTGCACGTTCGACGTTTCCGGATGGTACACGCCGACCTCCGCAACATGGCCGAATCGATGGCCAGTCGCGGTGGCTCGTGCGTAGAAGGTCTGATTGAGGGCCATCCCGTTCACCCGTCAGCGATGCAGGGGTACAGGGTACCCCCACGGGTCATCCAGGGCATCCGCGCACTCCGTTCGGACGAACGTCCGCCGGGGGGCCAACGGATCGTGGCGCCAGGATCAAGGCGTCTCCGGCACTGTCCGGTGGCCGGGACTGCAATCGCCGCAATGCTGCCGCGATTGCAGATCGCGCACCCACGGCTGCTGCCGGAGGCGATCCATCAACGCGCTGCGTTCCCGCCGCGAAAGCGGGCGCAGCACCGCGCGCAGCAGCGTGCGCTGCACACCAACGGGCAGGGGCATCCCGGCCTCCAGCGACTGCACCGCGAGCCGGCTCAGCATCCTCTCGGTTTCCCTGACCCGATTGCGCATGGGTCGCACGCCATCCGTGTCGACGATCCACACCTGTCCGGCAACCCCGATCACGAAATTCTCGATCGTGAGATCCCGGTGGAACAGCCCGTTCCGGATCAGGCGGCCGACGATCATCCCGACGGAACGGGCGACCGCGCGCAGCTGCAGCCCGTACCCCCCCGGAACCTGCACGCTCCGCTGCAGGACTTCCCAACCGGATACGCCGGGCACGTAGGACAGCCGCATATCGACGCACCAGCCGCGGCAACCGAACCGGATCTCGGGCCGTGACAACAGCTCGGGCACTGCAATTCCCACCCGCCCCAGCAAGCGGTTACCCCGAACCGTGCGCTGGGCCGCGCTGATCCCGAGCAGATGGGTCAGGAACCGACGCGGGTTGAGCGGCCAGGTCTTGAGCACCTGCGGCGACTCGCCGGGGGGATGGATCAGCCATACGATCCGGGGTCCATCAGCCTTCAGGCAGCGGATCGCGAACTCCGGGGGCAACGGCACCGTCATGCCCGCCAACTGCACCGCGACCACAGGACAGGCTCGGCACAAGACTCCGAAGCGCGGATCGTCGTGGCCATCACCCAGCCGGCAGCCCGCGCCAGAATTCAGCGATCCGGTCCGCGGCCTGGCCCGGGTCGATCCTCGACATCTCCGTGTCGCTAGCCCCTGCCGGCGGCTCCAGGCCGAGGGTGCGACCCTCCGCGTTGCACGGGCGCCAGCGCAACGCCGTTGACGAACGCTTCGAAGGGAAGAAGCCCACGGTGGGCACGTCCAGGCAGCCGGCGACATGCAGGGGCCCGGTCGACCCAGCCACGAACAGGTCCGCGGCGGCCAGACTGCGCGCGAACCGCGCCAGGCCGTCCCGAGACGCATAGACCGCGGTCTCGCGGCCCTCGACCAGCATCATGGCAGCCAGTTCCCGGGTCCGCGGCTCCTCGC contains these protein-coding regions:
- a CDS encoding glycosyltransferase family 4 protein translates to MFSQKVLHICLSEGWGGLEMYPARVFPELRRQGWQPRGLALRGSRVASSLEAAGDTPLTVSSRAGALLSLPRLLRCMKREDIRTVHCHKSSDLRVGVLMKSLWPEIGLFFTDHMGATRPKKDLLHRWIYRRLDRLFSISDATRARNLKAFPLPPERIRRLYLGIDPEPYRPRLDPAPRAAMRRSLGIPGGAVAVGLPGRLTPGKGQQLFLEALHRLERDAPELAIHGVIAGGLHADEGSDPEFVQELQRYVRAHGLASRVHFTGFRSDLPRVLEALDIVCVPSLNEAFGLTVIEAMAAARPVIGSNSGAIPEILDTRVGRLADPSDPSAWATAIAELAADPELRSRLGLAARHRACEVFSLRAHVEALTREYAAADVRQTASRARPGS
- a CDS encoding glycosyltransferase family 4 protein, with protein sequence MNLLFVDPKSSTPYDGQGLRREAVGGTEASLVTVAEGLASVHAVAVEQLGRSRPAEISPGVRYLPLDTPDPFAGEPADAVVILRRIRLASRYRQRFPDSRLHVWVHNWQRPEVMLKRAVLARTRCSVIAVSDALARASDRLINGVPARLLGTLSGCGSRVPIRRIYNPVDDRLQVEPVPVDHDRMIFFSTPNKGLRRVLEAFLTVQRELPAMQLAIAGSAPEVLEQYVPGCTTRPGIRVLGRLPRDEVLRHVRESLCVFYPQDEHPETFGLVFAEANAVGTPVLAHDFGAAAEILGDPVQLVDARDHAAIVARVVDWRSGGRPRVGGRPDLRRSAVLGEWRRLLEAPVGFDRP
- a CDS encoding glycosyltransferase family 2 protein, giving the protein MTPLPITATVITLNEEAMIAGCIRSLRPVCDEIIVVDSRSTDRTREIAAAEGARVIEQAYLGDGPQKAYGVPLATNDWILSLDADERLEDDAVALIRALSLDDPQTAYALRRRNFVGNHWIRAAGFYPDSVVRLYHRATSGYLPRKHHSRVEAPRVRHLKGHIRHFTYEDLSHWIRRIDELSALDAWAMKDRGVQPSGWRPAVHALVALLRKLVFKGGFFQGPDGMTVAVTTAFNAYMKYAKLNELYEREQGGPRE
- a CDS encoding FkbM family methyltransferase — its product is MALNQTFYARATATGHRFGHVAEVGVYHPETSNVHDFILDGVRATLVEPEPASVELIRAYFQGRPNVELHACALCDFDGEVKLLYRGSSTHVATLDSSPALVNDGANRDEARAFTAPCTRFSTIDDGSIDLLSVDTEGSEWFVLKHMTSRPTMISVETHGGAYTNPYLREIRHWMERNGYTIWYKDRSDSVYVRRGEIAVTPLDRLRVWGMDARIRAGALAKRLKQWFRAWAGARSGPGRGTG